The Niastella koreensis GR20-10 genome includes a window with the following:
- a CDS encoding Gfo/Idh/MocA family protein, whose product MKKNKKTNQSSRREFLKNTSLAAAGFFIVPRHVLGKGYIAPSDKLNIAGIGVGGKGTSDLAEFAKSPKVNIVALVDVDDRQAVKSRQSFPNAKYYKDFREMLDKEKNNIDACSVSTPDNCHAVAALSAMQLGKHVYVQKPLTHDIYEARILTEAAKRYKVVTQMGNQGGSGDGVRKMKEMVDAGMVGDVHTVHCWTNRPVWPQGIPTPTGNFDIPKELDWDLWLGPARKIDYNPAYLPFNWRGWWAFGTGALGDMACHIMDPVFRILPIDYPSSVECSVATIYKEMWNDSMNPDGCPPSSIMHLTYPKKDGKGTIKVSWHDGGLTPERPEELLPEEPMGNWDGGVIMEGTKGKIMCDCYGANPRLLPTHLNQEKKMPAERIKRVPEGHYVQWVNACIDGYGKGETSSPFDYAGPFTESILMGNLAIRSFMMKNPSAKGDNKYPGRKRLLWDAKNMKITNFDEANQFVKREYREGWKLVM is encoded by the coding sequence ATGAAGAAGAACAAAAAAACTAACCAGTCATCACGGCGGGAATTCCTGAAAAACACTTCCCTGGCCGCTGCCGGATTCTTCATTGTTCCGCGGCATGTATTGGGCAAAGGTTACATTGCGCCCAGTGATAAATTAAATATTGCCGGCATTGGTGTTGGTGGAAAAGGAACCAGCGATCTGGCCGAATTTGCCAAAAGCCCTAAAGTAAATATTGTGGCGTTGGTTGATGTAGACGATCGCCAGGCAGTGAAATCGCGCCAGAGTTTCCCCAATGCGAAATACTACAAGGATTTTCGCGAAATGCTCGACAAAGAGAAAAATAATATCGATGCCTGTTCTGTTTCAACGCCTGATAACTGCCACGCTGTAGCGGCCCTGTCGGCTATGCAGCTGGGTAAGCATGTGTACGTTCAAAAACCATTGACCCACGATATTTATGAAGCCCGTATTCTTACCGAAGCGGCTAAACGCTACAAAGTAGTTACCCAAATGGGCAACCAGGGCGGCTCCGGCGATGGTGTTCGTAAAATGAAGGAAATGGTGGATGCCGGCATGGTTGGCGATGTGCATACAGTACATTGCTGGACTAACCGTCCCGTTTGGCCCCAGGGTATTCCTACGCCAACCGGTAATTTTGATATTCCAAAAGAGTTGGATTGGGACCTGTGGCTGGGCCCCGCCAGGAAAATAGATTATAATCCCGCTTACCTGCCTTTTAACTGGCGTGGCTGGTGGGCTTTTGGTACCGGCGCCCTGGGCGATATGGCCTGCCATATCATGGACCCCGTGTTCCGGATTCTGCCTATCGACTATCCTTCTTCTGTTGAGTGCAGTGTGGCTACCATTTATAAAGAAATGTGGAACGACAGCATGAACCCCGACGGCTGTCCGCCTTCGTCGATCATGCACCTGACGTATCCTAAAAAAGATGGCAAAGGAACTATTAAAGTGAGCTGGCATGATGGTGGTTTAACTCCTGAGCGCCCCGAAGAACTGTTGCCCGAAGAACCCATGGGTAACTGGGATGGTGGTGTTATTATGGAAGGCACCAAAGGAAAGATCATGTGCGATTGTTATGGCGCTAACCCACGTTTATTGCCTACCCATCTGAATCAGGAAAAGAAAATGCCTGCAGAAAGGATCAAACGCGTTCCTGAAGGCCACTATGTTCAGTGGGTAAATGCCTGTATCGATGGCTATGGCAAAGGCGAAACCAGTTCTCCATTTGATTATGCCGGACCGTTTACAGAAAGCATTCTGATGGGTAACCTGGCTATCCGCAGCTTTATGATGAAAAATCCATCAGCAAAAGGCGATAACAAATATCCCGGCAGAAAACGCCTGTTATGGGATGCGAAAAATATGAAGATCACCAACTTTGATGAAGCCAACCAGTTTGTGAAGAGAGAGTATCGGGAAGGTTGGAAGTTGGTAATGTAA